A genomic window from Xenorhabdus cabanillasii includes:
- the nsrR gene encoding nitric oxide-sensing transcriptional repressor NsrR: MQLTSFTDYGLRALIYMASLPEGQITNITEVTEAYGVSRNHMVKIINQLSNLGLVNAVRGKNGGISLGKAASEIKIGDVVRALEPLGLVNCSSCHITPACRLKLILNQAVEKFLAELNQYTLADMVEDNRPLYKLLLTK; encoded by the coding sequence GTGCAGTTAACCAGTTTTACCGATTATGGCTTGCGTGCCCTGATTTATATGGCTTCTTTACCAGAAGGCCAGATAACAAACATTACTGAAGTAACAGAAGCTTACGGTGTCTCACGTAATCATATGGTAAAAATAATTAATCAACTGAGTAACTTGGGGCTAGTTAATGCCGTTAGGGGGAAAAATGGCGGTATTAGTCTGGGTAAGGCCGCCAGCGAGATTAAAATCGGTGATGTGGTTCGTGCATTAGAACCACTTGGATTAGTTAACTGTAGTAGTTGCCATATTACACCTGCTTGTCGTTTAAAATTAATATTGAATCAGGCAGTAGAAAAATTTTTGGCAGAATTGAATCAATATACTTTGGCCGATATGGTCGAAGACAATCGTCCCCTTTATAAATTGTTGCTGACAAAATGA